The Blastomonas fulva genome contains a region encoding:
- the ubiB gene encoding 2-polyprenylphenol 6-hydroxylase has protein sequence MTAPRTHIFRLLKWGRILARHGALKGLEAAPQTPPEVRRLFRIARLGASVPKTPDYAGAFRAIGPAAIKLGQTLATRPDLVGEEAAINLLSLQDSLPPVPFAEIRAEIELGLGGPLERFFAHVDPVPVGAASIAQVHRGTTIEGRDVAIKVLRPGVRKNFARDIETYEWAAAHLEALGGEATRLRPQLTIANFKRWTMRELDLRREAASASELASAMDGHPGYRVPEIDWDRTCGTVMTLEWIDGIKISNREALIAAGHDLPDLARRLVLAFLRQAIAGGFFHADMHQGNLFVAPDSTIVAIDFGIMGRINRQARFWLAEILYGLTTGNYKRVAEIHFEAQYVPSYHNVDEFATALRAVGEPMRGKPVSELSVGQMLDGLFAITRDFDMKTQPHLLLLQKTMVMVEGVATQLDPNINMWDVAAPYVRDWIRGELGPETLLADRINTDVATLLRLPDLVRRLEEQVPKKGGAPEPPPIPHIPLIWDRKVRVAGTGGGFWSHLAALIIGAGAGAAALFAWVH, from the coding sequence ATGACCGCTCCGCGTACGCATATCTTCCGGCTCCTCAAATGGGGCCGTATCCTTGCGCGTCATGGCGCGCTCAAGGGGCTGGAGGCCGCACCGCAGACCCCGCCCGAGGTCCGCCGCCTGTTCCGCATCGCGCGGCTGGGGGCGAGCGTGCCCAAGACCCCCGATTATGCTGGTGCCTTCCGCGCGATCGGTCCTGCGGCGATCAAGCTGGGCCAGACGCTCGCCACCCGCCCCGATCTGGTGGGCGAAGAGGCCGCGATCAATCTGCTCAGCCTGCAGGACAGCCTGCCGCCGGTGCCGTTTGCGGAAATCCGCGCCGAGATCGAGCTGGGGCTGGGCGGCCCGCTCGAGCGCTTCTTTGCCCATGTCGATCCGGTGCCCGTCGGCGCCGCCTCGATCGCGCAGGTGCATCGCGGCACCACCATCGAAGGCCGCGATGTCGCGATCAAGGTGCTGCGCCCCGGCGTGCGCAAGAACTTCGCGCGCGATATCGAGACGTACGAATGGGCTGCCGCACATCTGGAAGCTCTGGGCGGGGAGGCGACCCGGCTGCGGCCGCAGCTCACCATCGCCAACTTCAAGCGCTGGACGATGCGCGAACTCGATCTGCGCCGCGAGGCGGCGAGCGCATCGGAACTCGCCAGCGCGATGGACGGCCACCCGGGCTACCGCGTGCCCGAGATCGACTGGGACCGCACCTGCGGCACCGTGATGACGCTCGAATGGATCGACGGCATCAAGATTTCGAACCGCGAGGCGCTGATCGCTGCCGGGCATGACCTGCCCGATCTCGCGCGGCGGCTGGTTCTCGCCTTCCTGCGCCAGGCGATCGCGGGCGGCTTCTTCCATGCCGACATGCACCAGGGCAACCTGTTCGTCGCGCCCGATTCGACCATCGTCGCGATCGATTTCGGCATCATGGGGCGGATCAACCGGCAGGCGCGGTTCTGGCTGGCGGAGATCCTCTATGGCCTGACCACGGGCAACTACAAGCGCGTCGCCGAGATCCATTTCGAAGCGCAGTATGTGCCGAGCTATCACAATGTCGACGAGTTCGCGACCGCGCTGCGCGCGGTGGGCGAGCCGATGCGCGGCAAGCCGGTGAGCGAGCTGTCAGTCGGGCAGATGCTCGACGGGCTGTTTGCGATCACCCGCGATTTCGACATGAAGACCCAGCCGCACCTGCTGCTGCTGCAAAAGACGATGGTGATGGTCGAAGGCGTCGCGACCCAGCTCGACCCCAATATCAACATGTGGGATGTCGCAGCGCCTTATGTGCGCGACTGGATCCGCGGCGAACTGGGGCCCGAGACGTTGCTCGCCGACCGGATCAACACCGATGTCGCGACATTGTTGCGGCTGCCCGATCTGGTGCGGCGTCTGGAAGAACAGGTCCCCAAAAAGGGCGGCGCCCCCGAACCGCCCCCGATCCCTCACATCCCGCTGATCTGGGACAGGAAGGTGCGCGTTGCGGGTACCGGCGGGGGCTTCTGGAGCCATCTGGCGGCGTTGATCATCGGCGCTGGCGCCGGGGCGGCTGCGCTGTTTGCGTGGGTGCATTGA
- the nth gene encoding endonuclease III: protein MNKADTFEFYRRLAEANPAPVTELEYGNHFQLLVAVVLSAQATDVGVNKATRALFEVVKTPAQMVELGEDGLKAHIKTIGLFNAKAANVIALSQALIERHDGEVPNDRDALTALPGVGRKTANVVLNAAFGAETFAVDTHIFRVGNRTGLAPGRTVLDVERALDKGTPGPFRVHGHHWLILHGRYICKARCPECWRCPVADLCRFKPKPDGPDAPTPKAALKHRANKPAPARKKRVKVVKAVEIIDPQA from the coding sequence ATGAACAAGGCCGATACCTTCGAATTCTACCGCCGCCTCGCGGAAGCCAACCCCGCGCCGGTGACCGAGCTGGAATATGGCAACCATTTCCAGCTGCTGGTCGCTGTTGTGCTCTCGGCGCAGGCGACCGATGTCGGGGTCAACAAGGCGACGCGCGCCTTGTTCGAGGTCGTCAAGACGCCCGCGCAGATGGTCGAACTCGGCGAGGATGGGCTGAAGGCGCACATCAAGACCATCGGGCTGTTCAATGCCAAGGCGGCCAATGTCATCGCGCTGTCGCAGGCGCTGATCGAGCGGCACGACGGCGAGGTGCCTAACGATCGCGACGCGCTCACCGCTTTGCCCGGGGTCGGGCGCAAGACCGCCAATGTCGTGCTCAACGCCGCGTTCGGCGCCGAGACCTTCGCGGTCGACACCCACATCTTTCGCGTCGGCAACCGCACCGGGCTGGCGCCAGGGCGCACCGTGCTCGATGTCGAACGCGCGCTCGACAAGGGCACGCCGGGGCCGTTCCGCGTGCATGGTCATCACTGGCTGATCCTTCACGGCCGCTATATCTGCAAGGCGCGCTGCCCCGAATGCTGGCGCTGCCCGGTCGCCGATCTGTGCCGGTTCAAGCCCAAGCCCGACGGGCCGGACGCGCCTACGCCCAAAGCCGCGCTCAAACACCGCGCCAACAAGCCCGCGCCCGCGCGCAAGAAGCGGGTGAAGGTGGTGAAGGCCGTCGAGATCATAGATCCCCAAGCGTGA
- a CDS encoding aspartate/glutamate racemase family protein, giving the protein MRTIGLLGGMSWESSAQYYRLINQETQRRLGGTHSAPSVMVSVDFAEIEALQHAGEWDALTDAMIDAALQAERGGAQLLVICTNTMHRMAEAVQDAVAIPLLHIADPVGRAIAAQGLTKVGLLGTAFTMEQPFLRERLQRNYGLEVITPDSQDRSDVHRIIYDELVRGVVTEPSRATYRAIMQRLADQGAQAIILGCTEIMLLVGQEDSAVPLFDTTTLHALAAVEAALAEGGA; this is encoded by the coding sequence ATGCGCACCATCGGGCTGCTTGGCGGGATGAGCTGGGAGAGCTCGGCGCAGTATTACCGGCTGATCAACCAGGAAACACAGCGGCGGCTGGGCGGAACGCACAGCGCGCCCAGCGTGATGGTGTCGGTGGACTTCGCCGAGATCGAGGCGCTGCAGCATGCGGGCGAATGGGACGCGCTGACCGACGCGATGATCGACGCCGCGCTGCAGGCCGAGCGCGGCGGCGCGCAGCTGCTGGTGATCTGCACCAACACCATGCACCGGATGGCCGAGGCGGTGCAGGACGCGGTTGCCATTCCGCTGCTGCACATCGCCGATCCCGTTGGCCGCGCGATCGCCGCGCAGGGTCTAACAAAGGTGGGCCTGCTGGGGACCGCCTTCACCATGGAGCAGCCATTCCTGCGCGAGCGGCTGCAGCGCAATTACGGCCTTGAGGTGATCACCCCGGACAGCCAGGATCGCAGCGACGTGCACCGCATCATCTACGACGAGCTGGTGCGAGGGGTGGTCACCGAGCCATCGCGCGCGACCTATCGCGCGATCATGCAACGGCTGGCCGATCAGGGCGCGCAGGCGATCATCCTGGGCTGTACCGAGATCATGCTGCTGGTCGGGCAGGAGGACAGCGCGGTGCCGCTGTTCGACACCACCACGCTGCATGCGCTTGCAGCGGTGGAGGCAGCTCTGGCAGAAGGCGGCGCATGA
- a CDS encoding HesA/MoeB/ThiF family protein, with amino-acid sequence MPLTPTQLERHARHIVLPEIGGAGVAKLSAAHVVLVGMGGIGCPALQYLAGAGIGRLTLIDDDVIDLSNLQRQTLFTPADVSRPKAEVAANWVRAFDPELNATAVTERITPANAAALLAGADVILDGTDNFATRLLVSDTATALHIPLVSAAIGRFQGQIGTFRGWLPDAPCYRCFVGDAFDAEDCDTCAEQGVLGAMVGLIGSFAAMEAVRAVTGFGEDPRGKLHLFDGLKPLWRTLKIAKDPACSACGDPAQAA; translated from the coding sequence ATGCCCCTCACCCCCACCCAGCTTGAACGCCACGCCCGGCACATCGTGCTGCCCGAGATCGGCGGCGCAGGTGTGGCCAAGCTGTCGGCGGCGCATGTCGTTCTGGTGGGGATGGGCGGGATCGGCTGCCCGGCGCTTCAGTATCTCGCAGGCGCTGGCATCGGCCGGCTGACGCTGATCGACGACGATGTCATCGACCTGTCCAACCTCCAGCGCCAGACGCTGTTCACGCCCGCCGATGTCAGCCGGCCCAAGGCCGAGGTCGCAGCCAACTGGGTGCGCGCGTTCGATCCGGAACTGAATGCAACCGCAGTCACCGAGCGGATCACGCCCGCCAATGCGGCAGCCTTGCTCGCCGGCGCGGATGTCATCCTCGACGGTACCGACAATTTCGCCACCCGGCTTTTGGTGTCGGACACCGCCACGGCCTTGCACATCCCGCTGGTCAGCGCCGCGATCGGGCGCTTCCAGGGACAGATCGGTACGTTTCGCGGCTGGCTACCCGATGCGCCGTGCTATCGCTGCTTCGTCGGCGATGCGTTCGATGCCGAGGATTGCGACACCTGCGCCGAGCAGGGCGTATTGGGCGCAATGGTCGGCCTGATCGGCAGTTTCGCTGCGATGGAGGCGGTGCGCGCGGTCACAGGCTTTGGCGAGGACCCGCGCGGCAAGCTGCACCTGTTCGACGGATTGAAGCCGCTGTGGCGCACGCTCAAGATCGCCAAGGACCCCGCGTGCTCGGCTTGCGGCGATCCTGCCCAGGCGGCATAG
- a CDS encoding class I SAM-dependent methyltransferase: protein MSETVPFGYQDIDPAEKAGRVGGIFSSVAAKYDIMNDAMSGGMHRLWKDRFVRRVKPRAGEDILDMAGGTGDIAFRMVKSGANVTVADINQDMLDVGIDRAVERGEDRLVWSCQDAESLKFPDRSFNAYTIAFGIRNVTHIDKALAEAHRVLRYGGRFYCLEFSSTQWPVFGEVYDAYSHHLMPRLGQMIAGDADSYRYLAESIRRFPKPPVFEQMIKDAGFTATKVELILGGAVAIHSGWKA from the coding sequence ATGAGCGAGACAGTGCCCTTTGGCTATCAGGATATCGACCCGGCTGAAAAGGCGGGACGGGTTGGCGGCATCTTTTCGAGTGTGGCTGCCAAATATGACATCATGAACGATGCGATGTCGGGCGGCATGCATCGCCTCTGGAAGGACCGCTTCGTGCGCCGGGTCAAGCCGCGCGCAGGCGAGGACATCCTCGATATGGCAGGCGGCACCGGCGACATCGCCTTCCGCATGGTCAAGTCGGGCGCCAATGTCACGGTCGCGGATATCAATCAGGACATGCTCGATGTCGGCATCGACCGCGCGGTTGAACGCGGCGAGGACCGGCTTGTCTGGTCGTGCCAGGATGCGGAAAGCCTCAAGTTCCCCGACCGCAGCTTCAACGCCTACACGATCGCGTTCGGCATCCGCAATGTCACGCATATCGACAAGGCGCTGGCCGAGGCGCACCGCGTGCTGCGCTATGGCGGCAGGTTCTATTGCCTCGAATTCTCGTCGACCCAATGGCCCGTGTTCGGCGAGGTCTATGACGCCTATTCGCACCATCTGATGCCGCGCCTGGGCCAGATGATCGCAGGCGATGCCGACAGCTATCGCTATCTGGCCGAATCGATCCGCCGCTTTCCCAAACCGCCGGTGTTCGAGCAGATGATCAAGGATGCCGGGTTCACCGCCACCAAGGTCGAGCTCATCCTGGGCGGCGCGGTCGCGATCCATAGCGGGTGGAAGGCGTGA
- a CDS encoding M48 family metallopeptidase, translated as MAFNPEAATKAYIDGLGAEALAKSAAYTMDGHWMILWGLLVSALATVILVKLGVTDRIWAKLEKRGWALRTFATAAGLFIVSAIITLPWNIWAEWGHERMYDRTQQPLSDFLMQDAIGMTIATIGGGLFFLGIYALIRRTGKRWWLWSGGFSAVVVSVMLLLSPTLIEPLFNDYKPIPAGPVRDAVLEMAKQVDIPEDRIFIYDGSRQSNNFTANVSGVGSAARIAISDVALKQASLDEVRAVTGHEIGHYVLGHVWRSVLVMSVLAMLFFFLADRLFARFARAFGSKATEIGDPRGLPVFLFVLSFLGVFAVPVANSLTRISESEADAYSLQMVNLPDALSGALVKTAEYRYPRPHPVQEALFYSHPSVERRVARAMEWKAKNPPGPPPAASANP; from the coding sequence ATGGCATTCAATCCGGAAGCGGCAACCAAGGCCTATATCGACGGGCTGGGGGCAGAGGCGCTTGCCAAGTCTGCGGCCTATACCATGGATGGCCACTGGATGATCCTGTGGGGGCTGCTGGTCTCGGCGCTGGCGACCGTCATTCTGGTCAAGCTGGGGGTCACCGACCGGATCTGGGCGAAGCTCGAAAAGCGCGGCTGGGCGCTGCGCACCTTTGCCACTGCCGCAGGGCTGTTCATCGTCTCGGCGATCATCACCCTGCCCTGGAACATCTGGGCCGAATGGGGCCACGAGCGGATGTATGACCGCACCCAGCAGCCGCTGTCCGATTTCCTGATGCAGGATGCCATCGGCATGACCATCGCCACCATCGGCGGCGGGCTGTTCTTCCTGGGCATCTATGCGCTGATCCGCCGTACCGGCAAGCGCTGGTGGCTGTGGTCGGGCGGCTTTTCGGCGGTGGTCGTGTCGGTCATGCTGCTGCTCTCGCCGACGCTGATCGAGCCGCTGTTCAACGATTACAAGCCGATCCCCGCCGGCCCGGTGCGCGATGCCGTGCTGGAAATGGCCAAGCAGGTCGATATCCCCGAGGACCGCATCTTCATCTATGACGGTTCGCGCCAGTCGAACAATTTCACCGCCAATGTCTCGGGCGTGGGTAGCGCGGCGCGGATCGCGATCTCGGATGTCGCGCTCAAGCAGGCCTCATTGGACGAGGTCCGCGCGGTCACGGGGCATGAGATCGGTCATTACGTGCTCGGCCATGTCTGGCGCTCGGTGCTGGTGATGAGCGTGCTGGCGATGCTGTTCTTCTTCCTGGCCGACCGGCTGTTTGCACGGTTCGCACGGGCATTCGGCAGCAAAGCAACCGAGATCGGCGATCCGCGCGGCTTGCCGGTGTTCCTGTTCGTGCTGTCGTTCCTCGGCGTGTTCGCGGTGCCGGTGGCCAACAGCCTCACCCGGATCAGCGAGAGCGAGGCCGACGCCTATTCGCTGCAGATGGTGAACCTTCCCGACGCGCTCTCCGGCGCGCTCGTCAAGACCGCCGAGTACCGCTACCCGCGCCCGCACCCGGTGCAGGAGGCTTTGTTCTATTCGCACCCCTCGGTCGAACGCCGCGTGGCGCGCGCGATGGAGTGGAAGGCCAAGAATCCGCCGGGACCCCCGCCTGCGGCTTCCGCCAACCCCTGA
- the mutM gene encoding bifunctional DNA-formamidopyrimidine glycosylase/DNA-(apurinic or apyrimidinic site) lyase, with translation MPELPEVETTVRGLAAVLQDVRLTSVVARRADLRRAFPVDLGQRMTGARIISLGRRAKYGLIETDRGDSMIFHLGMSGRWRIDPEDIGTHDHLVMHTDSGHVLSLFDPRRFGSVDLVETAAIASFPSFAAMGPEPLGDDFTPAYLLERLKGRASPIKAMLLDQRIVAGLGNIYVCEALNMARISPLRAAGQIGPAKLKPLVTAIKSVLVDAIAAGGSTLRDYARPDGQLGYFAKQWRVYGREGEACPCGGTVKRTVQSGRSTFWCPSCQK, from the coding sequence ATGCCGGAGCTTCCCGAAGTCGAAACCACCGTGCGCGGGCTTGCGGCCGTGCTGCAGGACGTGCGCCTGACGAGTGTCGTCGCGCGCCGCGCAGACCTGCGCCGCGCCTTCCCGGTCGATCTGGGCCAAAGGATGACAGGCGCGCGGATCATCAGCCTGGGCCGCCGCGCCAAATACGGGCTGATAGAAACCGACCGCGGCGACAGCATGATCTTTCACCTCGGCATGTCGGGCCGCTGGCGAATCGATCCCGAAGACATCGGCACGCACGACCACCTCGTGATGCACACCGATTCGGGTCACGTGCTCTCGCTGTTCGATCCGCGCCGGTTCGGCTCGGTCGATCTGGTCGAGACAGCCGCGATCGCCAGTTTCCCGAGCTTTGCCGCGATGGGCCCCGAGCCGCTGGGCGACGATTTCACCCCCGCTTATCTGCTCGAGCGGCTCAAGGGCCGCGCCTCGCCGATCAAAGCGATGCTGCTCGACCAGCGAATCGTTGCGGGCCTGGGCAACATCTATGTCTGCGAGGCACTCAACATGGCGAGAATCTCTCCGCTGCGCGCTGCCGGGCAAATTGGTCCTGCCAAGCTCAAGCCTTTGGTCACGGCGATCAAATCGGTGCTGGTCGATGCCATCGCGGCGGGCGGATCGACCTTGCGCGATTATGCCCGGCCCGATGGCCAATTGGGCTATTTCGCCAAGCAATGGCGGGTTTACGGGCGCGAGGGAGAGGCCTGTCCGTGCGGCGGCACCGTGAAGCGCACCGTCCAGTCGGGACGCTCCACCTTCTGGTGCCCGTCCTGCCAGAAGTAA
- the dnaA gene encoding chromosomal replication initiator protein DnaA has product MIELNDSNGAADWAADWNEISEGLRKDLGAQIHTQWIRPIRPGSFEPGSGMLNLHLPSEFSANWVRERFADRLALAWKIVRPEVRSVTIAAAPREADPARPRTAVPQQAAAPAPRPALADSGNRIALDPSQVFSGFITGQSNVLAFNAAQRMAAMEKPLFSPLYLKAATGQGKTHLLHAIGNAFAEVNPGARICYCPAEKFMNDFVSAIQRGDSMAFKARLRGFDMLLVDDIQFIIGKNSTQEEFLHTIDAILGGGKRLVVTSDRAPQALDGVDQRLLSRLAMGLVADIQPADIELRRAIITARIETMRMGEVPEEVIEFLARTISRNVRELVGGLNKLMAYAQITGQKVTLPLAEEQLSDLLSANRRRITIDEIQRAVCQFYKVDRSEMSSKRRARAVVRPRQVAMYLAKVLTPRSYPEIGRKFGGRDHSTVIHAVRLIEDLRTRDADMDGDVRALLQQLES; this is encoded by the coding sequence ATGATCGAACTCAACGATTCGAACGGCGCGGCAGATTGGGCAGCGGACTGGAACGAAATCAGCGAAGGATTGCGCAAGGACCTGGGCGCACAGATCCACACCCAGTGGATCCGCCCCATCCGCCCCGGAAGCTTCGAGCCTGGCTCCGGCATGCTCAACCTGCATCTGCCATCCGAATTTTCCGCCAACTGGGTGCGTGAACGCTTTGCCGACCGGCTGGCGCTGGCGTGGAAGATCGTGCGCCCCGAAGTGCGCAGCGTGACCATCGCGGCTGCCCCGCGCGAGGCCGATCCGGCCCGCCCGCGGACCGCCGTTCCGCAGCAGGCGGCCGCCCCTGCCCCGCGCCCGGCGCTGGCCGATTCGGGCAACCGCATCGCGCTCGATCCCTCGCAGGTCTTTTCTGGTTTCATTACCGGCCAGTCCAACGTGCTGGCGTTCAACGCTGCACAGCGCATGGCCGCGATGGAAAAGCCGCTGTTCAGCCCGCTCTACCTCAAGGCCGCCACCGGCCAGGGCAAGACGCATCTGCTGCACGCCATCGGCAACGCCTTTGCCGAGGTCAATCCGGGCGCGCGTATCTGCTATTGCCCGGCCGAAAAGTTCATGAACGACTTCGTCAGCGCCATCCAGCGCGGCGATTCGATGGCGTTCAAGGCGCGGCTGCGCGGTTTCGACATGCTGCTGGTCGATGACATCCAGTTCATCATCGGCAAGAATTCGACCCAGGAGGAATTCCTCCACACGATCGATGCGATCCTGGGCGGCGGCAAGCGGCTGGTGGTGACATCGGACCGCGCGCCCCAGGCGCTCGACGGCGTCGACCAAAGACTGCTCTCGCGGCTGGCGATGGGCCTGGTCGCGGATATCCAGCCCGCCGATATCGAGCTGCGCCGCGCGATCATCACCGCGCGAATCGAAACGATGCGGATGGGCGAGGTGCCCGAGGAGGTGATCGAGTTCCTCGCGCGCACCATCAGCCGCAATGTTCGCGAGCTGGTCGGCGGGCTCAACAAGCTGATGGCCTATGCCCAGATCACCGGCCAGAAGGTCACGCTGCCACTCGCCGAAGAGCAGCTCTCGGATCTTCTCAGCGCCAACCGCAGGCGGATCACGATCGACGAGATCCAGCGCGCGGTCTGCCAGTTCTACAAGGTCGACCGTTCCGAAATGTCCTCCAAGCGCCGCGCGCGCGCGGTGGTGCGTCCGCGCCAGGTGGCGATGTACCTCGCCAAGGTACTGACCCCGCGCTCGTATCCGGAAATCGGCCGCAAGTTTGGTGGGCGCGATCATTCGACCGTGATCCACGCGGTCCGCCTGATCGAGGACCTGCGCACCCGCGATGCCGATATGGACGGCGACGTCCGCGCATTGCTGCAGCAGCTCGAGAGCTGA
- the rpsT gene encoding 30S ribosomal protein S20 encodes MANTPQAKKRIRRNDRRAIVNGNRIGRIRTFVKKVESALEAGDKDAAAAALASAQPELARGVAKGVLHKNTASRKFSRLTKRVAALG; translated from the coding sequence ATGGCCAATACGCCGCAAGCCAAGAAGCGCATCCGCCGGAACGACCGTCGGGCGATTGTCAACGGCAACCGCATCGGACGCATCCGTACCTTCGTCAAGAAGGTCGAATCGGCTCTGGAAGCAGGCGACAAGGACGCGGCCGCTGCAGCTCTCGCCAGCGCGCAGCCTGAACTGGCCCGCGGCGTTGCCAAGGGCGTGCTGCACAAGAACACCGCATCGCGCAAGTTCTCGCGCCTGACCAAGCGGGTCGCAGCGCTCGGCTGA
- the dapB gene encoding 4-hydroxy-tetrahydrodipicolinate reductase: protein MTRIGIIGNAGRMGQALATAIADAGASVSGGIDKGGDPLSLAAESDILVDFSSPQALEANLEAAVAANIPIVIGTTGLEERHHWLIDTAADRIAVLQTGNTSLGVTLLAHLVHEAALRLGEDWDIEIAEMHHRHKVDAPSGTALLLGEAAAKARGIDLACDSERGRDGVTGARARGAIGFASLRGGSVAGDHTVYLASDDERIELTHRAENRMVFARGAVKACLWLHDKPAGRYTMPQVLGLA, encoded by the coding sequence ATGACGCGCATCGGAATTATCGGCAATGCAGGCCGCATGGGACAGGCGCTGGCGACGGCGATTGCGGATGCAGGTGCCAGCGTCTCGGGCGGGATCGACAAGGGCGGCGATCCGCTCAGCCTGGCGGCAGAAAGCGACATCCTGGTCGATTTCTCCTCTCCGCAAGCGCTGGAAGCCAATCTGGAGGCAGCCGTCGCTGCGAACATCCCGATCGTCATCGGCACCACCGGCCTCGAGGAACGCCACCACTGGCTGATCGACACCGCCGCCGACCGGATCGCGGTGCTGCAGACCGGGAACACCTCGCTGGGGGTCACTTTGCTCGCGCATCTGGTGCACGAGGCGGCGTTGAGGTTGGGCGAGGACTGGGACATCGAGATCGCCGAGATGCACCACCGCCACAAGGTCGATGCCCCCTCGGGCACCGCGTTGCTGCTCGGCGAGGCAGCCGCCAAGGCGCGGGGCATTGATCTGGCTTGCGACAGCGAGCGCGGCCGTGACGGCGTCACCGGCGCGCGGGCTCGCGGCGCGATCGGCTTTGCCAGCTTGCGCGGCGGATCGGTGGCGGGCGACCACACCGTGTACCTCGCCAGCGACGACGAGCGCATCGAACTGACCCATCGTGCCGAAAACCGCATGGTGTTTGCGCGCGGCGCGGTAAAGGCGTGCCTGTGGCTGCACGACAAGCCAGCGGGCCGCTATACCATGCCGCAGGTGCTGGGGCTGGCTTGA
- a CDS encoding MAPEG family protein, protein MTLPITALTAAICAIMLLATAIATVAARFRTQASFGDADDQGLISSSRSHGNLAEHAPLFVILIGLLEMANASHWPLTALAVLFLGARAAHIIGLHQPQGPGKPPKLRALGVVGTWIAYAAAIGWTLFLVVTVNG, encoded by the coding sequence ATGACATTGCCGATCACCGCTCTTACCGCCGCGATCTGCGCGATCATGCTGCTCGCCACCGCAATCGCCACCGTCGCTGCGCGCTTCCGCACCCAGGCCTCGTTCGGCGATGCCGACGACCAGGGGCTGATCAGTTCCAGCCGCTCGCACGGCAACCTTGCCGAACACGCGCCCTTGTTCGTGATCCTGATCGGGCTGCTGGAGATGGCCAATGCCAGCCACTGGCCGCTGACCGCGCTCGCGGTGCTGTTCCTGGGCGCCCGCGCCGCGCACATCATCGGGCTGCACCAGCCGCAGGGTCCAGGCAAGCCGCCCAAGCTGCGCGCGCTGGGTGTGGTGGGCACCTGGATCGCCTATGCCGCCGCGATCGGATGGACGCTGTTTCTGGTGGTGACGGTGAACGGGTGA
- a CDS encoding NAD-dependent deacylase, whose product MAKIPSIVILTGAGVSAESGIDTFRAEGGLWEQHRVEDVATPEAFARDPDLVLRFYDMRRESIQTKQPNPAHEALARLDAAWPGELLIVTQNVDDLHERAGASRLLHMHGTHLTAWCLACDARPGWRGTLIDRPTCPECGTPGQLRPDIVWFGEMPYEMERIYEAVGACDLFVSIGTSGAVYPAAGLVREARARGARTLELNLEPSQGSHFFHESRHGPASLLVPQWVDEVLG is encoded by the coding sequence ATGGCAAAGATTCCCAGCATCGTCATCCTCACCGGCGCCGGCGTGAGCGCCGAGAGCGGCATCGATACCTTCCGCGCGGAAGGCGGGTTGTGGGAGCAGCACCGGGTGGAGGATGTCGCCACCCCCGAGGCGTTCGCGCGCGACCCCGATCTGGTGCTGCGCTTCTATGACATGCGCCGCGAATCGATCCAGACCAAGCAGCCCAATCCTGCGCACGAGGCGCTGGCCCGGCTCGATGCGGCATGGCCGGGCGAGCTGCTGATCGTGACGCAGAATGTCGACGACCTGCACGAGCGCGCGGGCGCGAGCCGGCTGCTGCACATGCACGGGACACACCTGACCGCCTGGTGTCTGGCGTGCGACGCGCGGCCAGGCTGGCGCGGAACGCTGATCGATCGGCCTACCTGCCCTGAATGCGGCACGCCGGGGCAGCTGCGTCCCGACATCGTCTGGTTCGGCGAGATGCCGTACGAGATGGAGCGGATCTACGAGGCGGTGGGCGCTTGCGACCTGTTCGTCTCGATCGGCACCTCGGGCGCGGTCTATCCCGCCGCCGGGCTGGTCCGCGAGGCGCGCGCGCGCGGCGCGCGGACACTCGAGCTCAACCTAGAGCCCAGCCAGGGCAGCCATTTCTTCCACGAATCACGCCACGGCCCGGCGTCGCTGCTGGTGCCGCAATGGGTCGACGAGGTGTTGGGGTAA
- a CDS encoding alkylphosphonate utilization protein, translated as MTASDSDDYVYDEATGEWAAPGDLTIAPSEDEAVEVRDSAGTLLADGDQVTLIKDLKVKGAGQTLKRGTVIKSIRLTGDAQEIDCRFDGIKGLVLRAEFVRKR; from the coding sequence ATGACCGCCAGCGACAGCGACGACTATGTCTATGACGAAGCGACCGGCGAATGGGCCGCCCCCGGCGATCTGACTATCGCGCCGTCCGAAGACGAGGCGGTCGAGGTGCGCGATTCGGCAGGCACCCTGCTCGCCGATGGCGACCAGGTGACGTTGATCAAGGACCTCAAGGTCAAGGGTGCGGGCCAGACATTGAAGCGCGGCACCGTGATCAAGTCGATCCGGCTGACCGGCGACGCGCAGGAGATCGATTGCCGGTTCGACGGCATCAAGGGTCTGGTGCTGCGCGCCGAGTTCGTCCGCAAGCGCTGA